One segment of Cololabis saira isolate AMF1-May2022 chromosome 9, fColSai1.1, whole genome shotgun sequence DNA contains the following:
- the LOC133451310 gene encoding polyunsaturated fatty acid lipoxygenase ALOX15B-like, translated as MSGLLSVISNPNYVRDHWKDDDFFGYQFLNGINPRLIQRCKALPENFPVCSNVLFQEEIKNGNIFLCDYKILDGVETNTINEKKQYLAAPLVLLRLDGGKMKPIAIQLKQTPGQDNPVFRPTDRSDWLLAKIFVRSADFNLHELNSHLLSTHLLADVFAVSLKRNLPMVHPLYKLLIPHFRYTLFINSEARKSLISKDGTFTKFAASGGEGMLTILRRSLETLTYRSLCIKDDIKDRGLEDVPNFYYKEDGEKLWDIIHRFVEEMLGLYYKDDNQVKQDCEVQNWILDIFKHGFLSCKEHGIPDKFESLPDLVKFVTMVMYTCSAQHSAVNTGQYDFYGWMPNGPSSLQLPPPTTKGEVTQKRILATFPNMETTVNAMSTVWLLSNTFGDAVHLGDYPQKQFTEECSRLKIRAFQRELKKLSTEINDRNKNMEIKYNYLDPLVMENSVSI; from the exons ATGAGTGGACTTCTATCAGTGATATCGAATCCAA ATTATGTCCGTGACCACTGGAAGGATGATGACTTCTTTGGCTACCAGTTTCTAAATGGCATCAACCCCAGGCTGATCCAACGTTGTAAAGCCTTGCCTGAAAACTTTCCTGTGTGCAGTAATGTGTTGTTCCAGGAGGAGATAAAG AATGGAAACATTTTCCTGTGTGACTACAAGATTTTGGACGGAGTGGAAACAAACACCATCAATGAGAAGAAGCAGTACTTGGCGGCTCCTCTTGTTCTGCTCCGCTTGGATGGTGGAAAAATGAAGCCCATCGCCATTCAG CTGAAGCAGACTCCAGGACAGGACAATCCTGTCTTTCGTCCCACCGATCGTAGCGACTGGCTGTTGGCAAAGATCTTTGTGCGAAGTGCAGATTTCAACCTGCATGAACTCAACAGTCACCTGCTGAGCACTCACCTGCTGGCTGACGTTTTTGCAGTGTCACTGAAGCGAAACCTTCCCATGGTGCATCCTTTGTACAAG CTTCTCATTCCACACTTTCGCTACACTTTGTTCATCAACAGTGAAGCTCGAAAGTCTCTCATATCTAAAGATGGAACCTTCACCAAG TTTGCAGCTTCTGGTGGAGAAGGCATGTTGACCATCTTGAGGAGATCCCTCGAAACACTGACGTACAGGTCCCTCTGCATAAAAGATGACATCAAGGATCGTGGGCTGGAGGATGTGCCAAACTTCTACTACAAGGAGGATGGAGAGAAGCTCTGGGACATCATCCACAG gtttGTGGAGGAAATGCTCGGCCTCTACTACAAAGATGACAATCAGGTCAAGCAAGACTGTGAAGTGCAGAACTGGATTTTGGACATCTTCAAACATGGATTCCTTTCTTGTAAAGAGCATG gaatTCCAGACAAATTTGAGAGTCTGCCTGATTTGGTCAAGTTCGTTACCATGGTGATGTACACTTGCTCTGCTCAGCATTCGGCTGTGAACACTGGACAG TATGACTTCTACGGCTGGATGCCCAACGGCCCCAGCAGCCTGCAGCTGCCGCCACCAACCACAAAGGGGGAAGTGACTCAAAAAAGAATTCTGGCCACATTCCCCAACATGGAAACAACAGTTAATGCCATGTCTACTGTTTGGCTGCTCAGCAATACATTTGGTGATGCG GTCCATCTTGGTGACTACCCGCAGAAACAATTCACCGAAGAATGTTCCCGATTGAAGATAAGAGCCTTCCAACGAGAGCTTAAGAAGTTAAGCACCGAAATCAACGACCGAAACAAGAACATGGAGATAAAATACAACTACCTGGACCCATTGGTGATGGAAAACAGCGTGAGCATTTGA